Genomic DNA from Loxodonta africana isolate mLoxAfr1 chromosome 27, mLoxAfr1.hap2, whole genome shotgun sequence:
ACAACAGAGTACAcagaacttggaaccctggtaaccaggcacccacATTCTAGACACAGCCTCCTACCGAGCTCACTTGAGTGGAGAAGCTTGAGCTAGGAACATGTTTTCTTGCTGTCTCTCGACTTCCCTTGTAGCGAAGCTTGAGAAATCCAGGAGTTCGACCCTTTCACGAAGGCTGAGACATGGTCTTATCCCCCATACCCGAAGGTTCTGGCCATTTACCAAAAAGAACCcgaaggtaacacagggtggcccagaGCTGTCAGTccaggccaggccaccactgtgatcccacctgggcaGCCCTGCACCCCTCCCCCAGGTCATACCAGCCCCCAGGCCATGCCAGCCCTTATCCTTGTGGGGTCCCTGGTAATGGGGGcagggaggaaatgaggacaGAATTGATGAGGCAGAAAGTTGTTGGAGGAGGCAGGATCCAAATGGGAGGGAGGTGGGTGGGGGTCAGGGAAGGAAGGGCCCTGTGATCTGGGGAGATTTGGGAGGGAGAAGTGATGatgaggatgatgaaaatggTGCTGCTGCTTCCGGACTGGCACTCACTGAGGGCAGCCCCTAGGTCCATCCCCAGCCTCTCAGTATCGCTGGGTTCATGGGGCTGGGTCTGACCTGGAATGGAGTGGCGGGTGGGCACAGTTCATCAGGTTGGGTGCCTTTGGAGACTAGAGACTGGGGTGGCAAAGGTGGAGACCCACTTCACGTCCCTGTCCCAAGCCCCCTGATCACACAGAACTCTGGGATCttagtctacccagaggtcccAGTTCAGACCAGGGCTTTAGGGAGGGACTGTTGGAGTCACAGGCCGAGTGGCACTCTTACCTGGGCCTTCTCTGAGATCCAGCTCACCCTGAGTGGGGCAGTCAATGCTCAGTCCTAGTTGTTGGCATTGCCTGGGCCACTGCTGACCCTGAGCCAGCTAGCTTCTCCCAGATCCTGCTGCAATACTCAGAGGTTGATTTTTCTATCCATGAACTTGGCCAGGGCTGGTTGGTGCAGCCTCCAGGCCCATCCCACTCCACCCCCAGCACGTGGTATACAGGGGGAAATGGAGCTCCTCTGAGGCCCAGGGGGCACAAGGGCCTGAAGGGGTGAGGATAGGAGGTGGCTCGGAGGGGCCCTTGATGCTTCCCTGGCCGCTGCCGGCACTGTCTCCGCAGAACTCCCCGCAGGAGAAGGAGGATGGCTTCGTCTACTCGGTCTACCCCAAGAAAGGGGCCAGGAGGGGCTGGCGCAGATTCTGGGTGAGTGCGGGGGGAGGGAAGTGGGGCACCCACCCAGGGACCCGAGATGACCAGAGGGGGCCTGGGGCCCAGACACTTTCCTGGAGACCCCCAGCTCCCTCCCAGGACTTTCCCTCTGAGGGGTCCCCAGTTCCCTCCCAAAGAAATTGGCCACCacccttccctctcccctccctctgccctccctgccctggccagCTACAAAGTCACTTTCTCCATATATGTGGGAATATCAAAAaccagttttttgtactgttctCACTTCACATCAGCCCACACGTCTTTTTGCATGTTGTTCCTGTTTTAATGTTTAGCTTCCAACCCTGGGGCCCCGGGCAGCAGTTGGCAGGACTGTCCTTCCATaccttctcccagcctcacaCATCATCACACTTAGCAGGCTTCTTTTACCCCAAAGTGTGGGGCTCAGGCTATGACACACCTTTTTCTGCCACCTGCGATCTCGGGAAACACATCATGTGACCCCTCCAGGTCAGAAGCTGTGTCCTGACTAGctacagaatgttccagaagggaggcctgttcccacagtgactgagcctctcactgctgctggccctggactgattccttgtgctgccctttcagcagggctgcaggactGTGCGTCCTCACATAGTGACCCACCGAGGACAGACTCCCCACACCGGCATGCTGTGGGGAAGGACATGCACATTTCAAGTTAGGATCCCTagagccagactccttcccaaaACAGCTGTCGCAGTCCCATGGCCCAGCAGTCTGTGGCGATGGCTGTGTTCCTGCATCGAGCCAGTTCTGGGCGTTagggttcttttccattttgccaATCTGCTCTCAGGGTGGCCAATGGAACTGCAGGGAGGCTCTGAGGTACTTGTTGGCCCTGAGAAGCTGAGCCCCCTCTCAGTTCTTTACTGGCCATTCAGATTCACTATTCCTGAGCCATCTGGTCAGATCCTCGGCCCTGTGGGTGTCTGTCTTCCACCACAGGATCTCCAGGATCTCACCCTTGGCTGGTTCTGGGTGCTCCATAGCTTCAGGTTCTCAGAACCACCTTTAATGTGCAGAAAGAAAAACCCATATCTTTCTTTGCAGTCAGAGGGCATCTCATGGGTGTGTCTTCCCTGTGCACTGTCTTCAGCTGGGAGGGAGTGAGCTCGTACCAGACCTTCTGCTCTGAGTCAAGAGCAGAGCAGGCCTCACATAGCACAGAGGGAACATCACGGAGCCCTAGCGTCAGATGGTTCTGGGCTCTGACCGGGTGACTTCGAGTAGGTACTGAACATCTCCAAGCCTCTGTCTTCTCTCTGGAATGGGGTATTTTGTGTGGATTCACTAGGATACTGTTATTCCTCCAGGGAGATACCATGGCTACTTAGTTAACACAGTGGCTTCAGGCTCCTAATGTTTGTAATCATCCCCCCCCGCCAATTCTGTTTGGAAAGCTGAGTCCTGTTTTCTGCTGGAGGCACCCATGTCCTACCTCCTGCTACAGGTCGCTGATGGCAGGGGAGTGCCTGGGCTGAGCTCTGGCCTCCTGGTGGTCCATGGGGCCGCCTGTGACAAtatgtccctcctctgtcccaccCAAGTGTATCTGTGGATCAGACCAGGCCCTGGATGAAGCCTGGGTGCTGAAAACCGTCAAGGCAGGCTCACTAGAGAAGCTGGTGGAGCACCTGGTGCCCGCCTTCCTAAAGGGTGACTTCTCCTACATCAAAATCTTCCTGGGAACCTACAGAAGCTACGCCACAGCCCAGCAGGTCCTAGACCAGCTGTTCCAAAGGTGAGCACCTCACCCTCCACAGCCCAGTGGGGACTCTGCCCCCTGCCAGTTCTGGGGAATGTCACTTTGccactcagagcctcagtttgctcCCCCGAGAGGGGTGGTGGTAAAGGGCCAATCAgctagagttactgttaggaccACGTGGGACAAGCCATGGAAAGTGTGTACCTGGAGCCTAGCTCTATGGTAAAGGGTGCTGGAGGGGTGGTGAAGTTCACATTATTTTTCTCTACCCCATGAAGAAGCTGTCTGCCTCCCCCCTCACTGACTGCGTGCCCTTGAGCAAACCCATTTCCCCTTTGTAAAGGGGGGTCGAGATTCCATTTAGTGGGTCCTTGTCCTTGGTGTAGCCAGAACTGGGATCCCTGGAGGCTGGTAGAGGGGCCCCAGGACTCTTAGATACCTGGGAAGGTGCTGGTTGGGTTCACTCATTCACCAATTATCCATGCAGCCCCTACTcttgcagacactgttctaggcacttaaCATCGTTCAGTGGACAaagcagataggaaaccctgccCTCCTGGGCCCCCATTCTAGTTGGGGAGTCAGACAGGAACACTAGGCATCTTAAGCAGGCAGTGTCCACAGTGCGTTAGATGTGATACTCTCACACCACCTGTAGGTATGGATGTAACCAGCCCTCTTCTGCCGGTGACAGTGAACCCCAGGACCAGCTGAAAGGGTGAGTGGACTTTGGGTGGAGAAGGAAGGCTTCCTGTCTCTACAGAAGGGTGGTGGTTGTGCGGGCCTGTGTCTGGACTGGAGCTGGGCAGACTCTAGGCCTCACACATCTAGATTCCACTAGAGGAATGAGTTTGGGGCACCCCCTGCAGGAGGTAAGCGGTCATAGAGACCTAGGGGTGGAATCTGGGCGCTCTGGGAAGCAGAAGAGAGGCTGGGGGCTCAGAGAGGCCCCTGAGAGGATCCGTCCCCCCACAATCCCCTCATGTCACTGCTTGCCCCTCCCCTATTTGGGGCCCAAAACAGGAATTGCCAGGTGGGGGGAGACGGAGACTGCTCCTGAATCCTGATCCCCAGTCGTGGGTGCTCAGCTGCATGTGGGGCCCCGTCCCAGGGGAGAACAGTGTCCATGGGAGAAGAGACCCTCACACGTGTACAGAGAACCAGGCAGCTCGCTGGTGCGCATGCTCCAGAGGAGGGGCCTGAGGGCCTGGGTGTCTGGGTCAGGGGACAGACTCTGTGTGTCGCTCAGAATCAGATAATCCTGGagcactactgtgtgccaggctgtgaggtgaacatgcagacacacatcTCCGTGCCCTTAGAGGTTTACTGTCCAGTGGGGAGAGGGCCAGGGGACAGAAAGGGCTGTAATTCAGGCTCCCAGAGGAGGGAGAGTTGGTCAGGTCATTGACGGGGAGCTCCCTGGGACCGAGGCTCTGTGCCAGCCCCCTGTCAGTGACCAGGCCTGCCACTGCCAGGACAGCCAGAGGGCAGGATGTAGGGTGGTGCTGACCTTTGGAAGGACAGGGACAGGCAGAGCAACCCAGCCCTTTGCAGGGGTGCCCTGGGAAGGTAGTGTGGCAGGAAAAGTCAGGCCTCTGATCCTGCTCTTCATCACCCACCCCCAGCGCCATCTCTTTTATCCTGGGCACATGGCTGAAGGACTACTCAGAGGATTTCGATCAGCCCCCGTACTTCCCCTGCCTAAAGCTCGTGGTGGAGTAtgtgcaggtgaacatgccaggctcacatCTGGAGCACCGTGCCCAACTTCTCTTGGCCCAGCTGGATCAGATGGACATCActgaggcagagccagagggtgaggaggactgggcatgcctgcatgtgagcttgtgaAGGGGACATGGGAAGACCCCCAGAGGCTGGGGCTAAGCCAGAGCTCAGAGTAACTTCAGAGCCTCCTCTGGTGGACCACAgtctgggaaggcttcctggggTGGAAATCTTGGGATTGGGCTTCTCTTCACGACAATGGGATATTTTGCATCATTGGAAAGGCAGCCATGTTGGTGAACCTTTCTCCTCTTGCAGCTCCAGATCCGGGGCCAGTCCCACTTGTAAAAGTAGCTCGGGGTCTACCTTTGCCCCAACGACCATCTCCAGGACTGTCTCCTGGGGTACATCCTGCTCCGGTACCAGCATCGGAGCTCTATAGCAAACTATCTATTACATTACCAGCTGCAGCGCCAGCACCAGATGGAGAGCCAGCTGGAACGGTGGATTTCCATCCAGGGTCGCCTCCAGAACCGACTGCTGGACCACTGGCTGATGTCAGTCCTGCTCCTGCTGCAACACTGGAGCTCCATAAAACACTGGCTAGTCCATCACCAGCTCCATTGCCGGCACCAGATGAAGAGATGGCTGGAGGGCTGGATTgttatcctgggccacctccggaACCGGCTTCTGTACCACCTGGTGAGGTTGATCCTACTTCTGCTCCAACAATGGAACTCCATACAGGACCAGCTATTCCATCACTGGCTTTTGTGGTGGCACCTGATGAAAAGCCAGCTGGATGGTCGgattcttatcctgggccacctccagaaccGACTACTGGACCAGTGGCTGTTGTCGATCCTTCTCCTTCTTCAACACCGGAGCTTGATGTAGCCCAGGTCCTCCCCCAGCTCCGTCACCAGCGTCAGATGGAGAGCCAGATGGAGAGGTGGATTCCCACCCTGgaccacctccagaaccagatcCTGGGTCACCAGCTGAAGTCAATTCTGCTCCTGCTCCAACGCAGGAGCTCAACAGAGCAGCAGCTATTCCATCACCAGCTTCAGCTCTGGCAGCAG
This window encodes:
- the LOC111752152 gene encoding ral guanine nucleotide dissociation stimulator-like, which codes for MGPPVTICPSSVPPKCICGSDQALDEAWVLKTVKAGSLEKLVEHLVPAFLKGDFSYIKIFLGTYRSYATAQQVLDQLFQRYGCNQPSSAGDSEPQDQLKGAISFILGTWLKDYSEDFDQPPYFPCLKLVVEYVQVNMPGSHLEHRAQLLLAQLDQMDITEAEPEGEEDWACLHVSL